In Chloroflexota bacterium, the sequence CGGTCTTTCTCCAGTAAGCAACCTGGACTTCAGGGAGCCGCGCTATTCGGCGGGCGTCTGCTGGTGGATGACGGCGCGCCAATCCTCACCGGCCTTCACGTAGACGGTGGTGCAGTAGACGGAGTAGGAGACGCTCTTTCCGCCCCGGTTTGCCTGCACGATGGCTGTGTACGAGATGGAGGCGCAGTTCTCCCCCAGGGCGATGACGCGCGGGCGCTCGATGGTGAAGCTCTGGAATGAGGCCGTTTTGCGCTCCAGGTTGCTCAGGAAGGTCTGCCGGTTCACCATGCCGAAGGGCGAGACGATAACGGCATC encodes:
- a CDS encoding nuclear transport factor 2 family protein → MNQEVTKLKWFTIDFIRPALIKMERQAWEANQTRDVRFYRKYFTHDAVIVSPFGMVNRQTFLSNLERKTASFQSFTIERPRVIALGENCASISYTAIVQANRGGKSVSYSVYCTTVYVKAGEDWRAVIHQQTPAE